The following is a genomic window from Mus pahari chromosome 1, PAHARI_EIJ_v1.1, whole genome shotgun sequence.
AAtgcataattaataattatatgtTGTTCAATGAATGCCAAAAAAGGGTGAGATTGTTGGGATTACTTGAATGAAAAAGGAGATGGTAAGTCTAGAGTGTTAATaagtaaattacattttttaaaaattctaaatcaaGTCCAGAATGTTtagatattttactttttcactagcaattattataacaaaataaacatgtatattacaacataaatattctttttccattttctagatGTGAATTACCTAACTGAAGAGATAGTATATGAAATTTATGAATTTTGTAGAGAGAGTGAGGATTATTCTCCTTTAATTCGTGTGATTGGAAGAATATTTTCTAGTGCTGAGGCACTGGTTCTGAGCTTTCGGAAAGTCAAACAGCACACTAAGGAGGAATTGAAATCTCTTCAAGAAAAGGATGAAGACAAGGatgaagatgaaaaggaaaaagctGCATGTTCTGCTGCTGCTATGGAAGAAGACTCAGAAGCATCTTCTTCAAGGATGGGTGATAGCTCACAGGGAGACAACAATGTACAAAAATTAGGTCCTGATGATGTGACTGTGGATATTGATGCTATTAGAAGGGTCTACAGCAGTTTGCTCGCTAATGAAAAGTTGGAAACTGCCTTCCTGAATGCACTTGTATATCTGTCACCTAACGTGGAATGTGATTTGACATATCATAATGTGTATACTCGAGATCCTAATTATCTCAATTTGTTCATTATTGTAATGGAGAATAGTAATCTCCACAGTCCTGAATATCTGGAAATGGCATTGCCATTGTTTTGCAAAGCTATGTGTAAGCTACCCCTTGAAGCTCAAGGAAAACTGATTAGACTGTGGTCTAAATACAGTGCTGACCAGATTCGGAGAATGATGGAAACATTTCAGCAACTTATTACCTACAAAGTCATAAGCAATGAATTTAATAGCCGAAATCTAGTGAATGATGATGATGCCATTGTTGCTGCTTCAAAGTGTTTGAAAATGGTTTACTATGCAAATGTTGTGGGAGGGGATGTGGACACAAATCATAATGAGGAAGATGATGAAGAACCCATACCTGAGTCCAGCGAATTAACACTTCAGGAGCTTCTGggagatgaaagaagaaataagaaaggtcCTCGAGTGGATCCACTAGAAACGGAACTTGGCGTTAAAACTCTAGACTGTCGAAAACCACTTATCTCCTTTGAAGAATTCATTAATGAACCACTGAATGATGTTCTAGAAATGGACAAAGATTATACCTTTTTCAAAGTTGAAACAGAGAATAAATTCTCTTTTATGACATGTCCCTTTATATTGAATGCTGTCACAAAGAATCTGGGATTATATTATGACAATAGAATTCGCATGTACAGTGAAAGAAGAATCACTGTTCTTTACAGCCTAGTTCAAGGACAGCAGTTGAATCCGTATTTGAGACTCAAAGTCAGACGTGACCATATTATAGATGATGCACTGGTTCGGGTAAGTTTGACTATTATTTAAAATTGGAATTAAACTAAAACTTACACAGTgatatatttcaatttattcactttatctataatttaggaaaaaaataggaTCATGTTAACATTTCTGATCTGTATTACTACACCTTTGTTGCTACTTACCAAAAATAGTATCCGGGTTGTCTAATGATAATTCTCTTTTGAAGAAGAATAGATTTTTCTAGTACtagggaaatgactcagtggttaaaacgtttgctgtgcaaacatgaggacttaTCCTTGGATTTTCTGAATACATGTAAAACAGGGTATGGTAGTTCCATTTGTAATAGTACTTCCTAAAGCAAGATAGAATGTAAAATCCTCAGAAGCTAATCTGATATATAAACTGACAAATAACTAGACCCTGTCTCAGTTGGTAGAAAGCAAAATCTGATACTTggtgttctttgacctccacacatacatttACCCCTTTTGGCATttacatgcacgcacgcatgcatgcatgcatgcatacatatgcacacacatgtacacacagacaggcacaaaGCAAATAAAAGGAATGGATTTTATGAATCTTGAAAGCCAGCCTTATATATTTCCATTaagaagaaaagatttgtttTCAAAGATTGGAACACATGACAAATGGTATTGTTATACCCATTGTTAAGAATGGAAGATGGAATTGgaagaaataatgtaataaatgtaCATTGTAAAAGAATAAGAGCTGCTCTTCAAATTCCATTATGTGTAACACAACTTGCATTCTATTGTAAACTTGATGATATGACCAGGAAAGGTTAGCGTATATTATCAATAAGATTTTGGCGTTCTAAGCCACTTTGTCTTGTGTGACattgtagggttttgtttttttaactaataATTACATGAATCTTGAAACTTCTGTAAAGTGGCTATTTTGGGAGCTTGGAATTAATGTTAGTAATACCAGGTAAGTATAGATGATTTAATTGGGACGTCAGGAACTTCTTACtgcctgatttttgtttttgttttcaaatgacatTGCCTCTTGTCTGTTCCTTTTTTCTACAGATGACAAAAATTACAGAGTCCCTTCCCTGTCAGTTAAACCAGAAAATTGGTTTGAAAATTACCAGTCATatagtaacaaaattatatataagtaaTTCAGGGTATCCCTTGGTATGAAGTATTCCTGTTAGTGCTAGTTCTTGTATAAACTTGATGTAAGATTTAGTACTAGTTATAGAAGCATCATCCTTATATACTAACAAATAATATTAACCCATTAACAGATAACTAACAATatttatttgaacatttattttttttttggtgggggatgGATTGTTTAAATCTGAAAAGCCATAAGACTGAGCTAAATgcacatttaataaaaaatttatgcAACTGTCCtacctgatttttttcccttattttcttatattattttctataataaagttacTGAGTTAAGAACCAGTAAAAACTTGGATAGTAtttgtaaaatttcattttaggaCAAAATTAGCCCCTTCTGTATTTTTCTAGTGAATTTTTGGAGTAAAATTAACAGTTAAGCCTTGTAATTATGCTAACAAACTGTTGCTAGTAAATATTATTTATCTCAACTAGTCATACGGTTTGACACGTTATAAATTGTGATTCATTTGATAATATCCATACTTTACTAGTATTATTTTATAGAAGCCCTGGCCTTCATcaattctgtgtgtttgtttcattgaTAAGCAGTAGAATTACAAACATATggtattttttgagaaaattcatATGGTTTCACCCAGCTCTTCTTCTTGTCttatattgctttcttttcccattctctttttttctctttctaaatcaTTTTAAACTGAACCCCTCTaaaatttcttggtttttcagcATACCATTGTGAAAGGGttagaaatagaagcaaagacTTGGACTTTAGAGATCAAATTGATGACCCCGAGCAAAGGATAATTATTATAGTCAGATTAATAGCAGAAAGGTGGAGGTTTACAGCAAGCTGTATTACAAAAAACATACCCACAGATGAACTGATGGAATTATACTCTCTTTCCATGTTTTTATTCTCCACAAATCCCTGTTGTTTTTAAACCTtggttttttctttcataaaaaagCTTGGCAGAATATTCTTGTTAATCACAATCTTTTATGACCTGATCATTTTGAACTGCATAGTAAGGTTGTATAGAGAAGGAATGAGAAGTTTCGCAGTGAACtcaagattaattaattaagaaagaaagaaagaaaaaaagaaagaaagaaagaaagaaagatagatcctataatcagccaccaaacgcagacactattgcatatgccagcaagatcttgctgaaaggacactgatatagctttctctgtgaggctatgccaatgcctggcaaatatagaagtggatgcccacagtcatctataggatagaacacagagatcccaatggaggagctagagaaattacccaaggaactgaaggggtctgcaaccctataggtgaaacaacaatatgaactaatcagtacctccagagctcgtgtttctagctacatatatagcagaagatggcctagtcggccattgttgggaagagatgccccttggtcttgcaaactttatatgccccatacaggggaacaccagggccaagaagtgggagagggtgggccAGGgtacagggtggggggagggtataagggacattcgggatagcatttgaaatgtaaatgaagaaaataagttaaaaaaaagaaagaaagaaagaaagtaagttagTTAACCTTAAAAGCTATGAAGGAAATAATACCTTTTTCTCCTTAGTTTATAAGTGAGGCCTAGAAAAGATTACATATGTGACTTTTGTAAGGTTTCTATTGAATCTCATATTTCAGTGTTAATTAGACTAGCTGGCTTAATAATAGACAGTAGGCCAGTAAATtagaattaataattttttatttttatttaagaaagaatGTTTATTTAGCCTATCCTTGGACTTGTGATCATGCTTATCTTTCCGACTTGAGTGCTAAAATTATAAGTGTGTACAACACTCCTagccaattttcttttt
Proteins encoded in this region:
- the Ube3a gene encoding ubiquitin-protein ligase E3A isoform X3; amino-acid sequence: MDNNAAAIKALELYKINAKLCDPHPSKKGASSAYLENSKGASNNSEIKMNKKEGKDFKDVNYLTEEIVYEIYEFCRESEDYSPLIRVIGRIFSSAEALVLSFRKVKQHTKEELKSLQEKDEDKDEDEKEKAACSAAAMEEDSEASSSRMGDSSQGDNNVQKLGPDDVTVDIDAIRRVYSSLLANEKLETAFLNALVYLSPNVECDLTYHNVYTRDPNYLNLFIIVMENSNLHSPEYLEMALPLFCKAMCKLPLEAQGKLIRLWSKYSADQIRRMMETFQQLITYKVISNEFNSRNLVNDDDAIVAASKCLKMVYYANVVGGDVDTNHNEEDDEEPIPESSELTLQELLGDERRNKKGPRVDPLETELGVKTLDCRKPLISFEEFINEPLNDVLEMDKDYTFFKVETENKFSFMTCPFILNAVTKNLGLYYDNRIRMYSERRITVLYSLVQGQQLNPYLRLKVRRDHIIDDALVRLEMIAMENPADLKKQLYVEFEGEQGVDEGGVSKEFFQLVVEEIFNPDIGMFTYDEATKLFWFNPSSFETEGQFTLIGIVLGLAIYNNCILDVHFPMVVYRKLMGKKGTFCDLGDSHPVLYQSLKDLLEYEGSVEDDMMITFQISQTDLFGNPMMYDLKENGDKIPITNENRKEFVNLYSDYILNKSVEKQFKAFRRGFHMVTNESPLKYLFRPEEIELLICGSRNLDFQALEETTEYDGGYTRESVVIREFWEIVHSFTDEQKRLFLQFTTGTDRAPVGGLGKLKMIIAKNGPDTERLPTSHTCFNVLLLPEYSSKEKLKERLLKAITYAKGFGML